CTGTGGCGGCAAGCGGTTGGTTTCTGTCTGGTAAAGCTATGGAGCCTGTACGGGAGTCTTATCAACGTCTCAAGCAGTTTACTGCTGATGCTTCTCACGAACTTAGAAGTCCCATTGCTTTAATTCAAACAAATGTACAAGTAGCCCTGACTGACTTAGAGTTAGCACAGGCAGATAACCCTACTCTTGTACACTACAGACAACAATTAAAGTTGGTAGAACGGCTAACACAACGCTTGGGTAGATTAGTTAATGATTTACTCTTTTTGGCACGGCAAGATAGCGGTATTAGCAAAGAAAGTTTTTCTCCTTGCCCTTTAGATGCTTTGCTAATGGAAGTGGTAGAAGAACAGCAACTGTTAGCAACTGAAAAAAATATTACTATTAGCTTCAAATTCATTGATCCTCCCAGCCCTGACATCAGCCCTGAGATACTAGAAAATTGGTTCTCATTAATGGGCAATTGGGATCAGCTAGTGCGGTTGTTTACAAATTTAATTGGCAACGCTTTACGTTACACTGCATCTGGTGGGCGGGTAAATGTAGAATTAGCAAGGATAGAGGGAATAAACCGAGTTTCTGGACTGCGTTACTATAGTGGGCCTCATTTGCAAATTAAAATCGGTGATACTGGTATTGGCATTCCAAAAGAAGCTTTGCCCCGCTTATTTGACCGTTTTTATCGAGTAGATCCGGCACGCACCCACACTAATGAAAAGACAGCAGCAGAAAATTCCACTGGTTCAGGATTAGGGTTAGCGATCGCCCAAGCTATTGTTGAAAATCACCAGGGACAAATCCAAGTTGATAGTACTGTTGGTATTGGCACAACAATTACCGTCACTTTCCCCTTGAAGAAGGCAGAAGATAAAAGGCAGATGGCAGAAGGTAATTAGTAGGGATACCTTCTGCCTGTGCCTTGTCCGAAGACTGGTAAAGTTTGCAGATTTGTTATGATACCAAATTGGCGAGCGGAAGTCTTGTTTCAAAATTCTGGACTAGTCTATTAATCAATAGGTTTGAATCCAAAATCACGCCACTTGCACTCAACGCGCTTAACCCGACGCCAGGTGACGCCAGGTGCTACCCTGCGGGAAGCCGCCCTCTGGGCGTCTACAACGCGCTTAACCCGCAAGGGCGCAGTGGTTCCAAAATCCAAAATTGGTATAAGTGATATTTCAAGATTGCTTGTTGGAAGGTGACTTTACAATTAAGCCTGTTCCCAAAGTTCGCGTACGTGTCCGGGGAGCCAGCTTGCGATTTCCTGAATCCGTTCCTCGGAAAGTTCGTCTTTAGTAGCAGAAAATACCGCTTTTACCGCTTGCTCTCGTTCAACGCTTCGCGGCATTCCTGATTCATTGGCAACCCGAAACAGAAAACGATCAGAATCAATTTTGAAGATTCCTGGACCTTGCCAAGGTGGACGAACTCTGCTTAAAAATCCCACAATTGGATTAGTATCTCTCCAAAGTTCAGCAACTTCCATTTGTAGGGCTTTTTCTTTGGTAGGTACAGCCTCTTGATGTAGTTCTGCCTCGACGCGATCTGCTGCTTCTGTTGTCATTAAGTCACGCATAACGCGAAACACAACTTCGGTAAAGTCTCTTGCATCGTACAGATCTGCAAATCCAGCTTTGACCATAACCTTCTCAAGGAAAGATCTATGCTCATCAGCAATAAAAGTTCTGGTGTCTTCAATCTGTGTTGGATCAATTTCTGGAAGGTCTTTTCTTATTGTTTCATCTGGCATTGTTTTTTCCCTGTGATTATGAATATTTCTTTTCTCAAGGCGTGTCTGCTTTTTTATGACTAGAGACTACGCTTACCAACTGTAAGAGTCGCACAAGTCAAAAATACTTATCATCTTCCAGAAGTTGATCATGTTATGTATCCAAAGTTTGAGTTAAGCGATCGCCCATCCGTATGACAAATTACTACGTAATTGTAACTAAAATTCTTATTTAGAAAATCCTCTATCTTTAGAGATAAAACAAAACTATTACTTAAAGTAGATGTATTTAAAAAAACAAAAATACTCTAACAATTCCTAAGCTTTATCATTCTTTTGATTGAAACAAATTTATAAATTTTTATTTATTTCCATCTCTTCAGTTAGAGGAATTATATTTTCTTCATTTGTTAATTTATAAATTAATAATTTAAATTTATAAAAATCAAAACTTTTTTAATCAACTTAGTGATTGATTGACTATTGATAGTATTTTGAGGCTAGAGGTAAACTATGAATAAAATTTTTCGTAAATCTGCTGGATTACTAGGTGCTATTTGCGGAGGCTTGCTGATTGGCTTGCCTGTAACACCACAGGCGGCTACGGCTCAACAGCAGTCTTCTATTCGTTCTGGTTCTCAAGTTAATCCCTGTCCTAGTATTTTCTACGAAGAGCCACACAATAGTAGAGTTTTAGTTCCGCAAGGATGTCCGCCTAATGCGTTAACGCAGAGAATGCAACCGCAAGCAACTGCACCAGCCCCAGAAGCAGGAGCTCAACAAGTAGAACCGGGTACTCCTGGTACACCAACCGCAGTCCCTGTTCAGCCACCCTTGCCACAAACGCAACAAGCGCCCATCGCCACGGTGACGCCTACAGACGGCAGAGTCAATGTGAGACTTAAAAATAATACTAATGCTGTCGTTGCCTATGAAGTGATCGGCCATACTGGAAAGCGTTTGCTCTCTGGTAGAGACGAAGTTGTACTGCGAGATTTGCCAGTAGCAGTTACGATTACTGCTGTGCGCCAAGATCAGGGATTTTTGAAGTTTACTCCTATGAAATCTGAGTCTGGTTTGTTAGAACTGTCTTTAGATGAACAGACAACTGCTACTAATAATCAAGGTGCAATCAGAATTCAAGAAAATGGCAGTGTCTTTTTGAACTAACTCTAATTTACTACTAGTGACGTACTCATTCCCGACGCCGAACTTCAGTAAAGGCGCGGGTTTTCTTAGAAAGGGGACTGGTGACTGGGGATTGGGTACTAGGAATAATACCAAATCGGGTTGTTCAACCCCTTTTTTATATAGCCCGCGCAGGTGGGCTTTGTTTGTGTAGCCCCAGGCTTTCAGCCTGTAGGGTCAAGGAGGTATTAGATTCGATATAATTCACGCTCTTGAGCATTTCTTTCGGATATTGATGTAAGATAAAACCCCTGATAATACTACCAGGGGTAAATATTCACCAAATTTTTGCTTGAAGGAGTTACTCGATTGTTTTACCCAGCGTAGGGAATTAGAGTACTTGCAAATGTTGGTATGGTCATAGTAAAGATTAGCCAACACTTGCTAAAAGCAACTCTGGTTTTTCTGACTTGCGTACTGTTACCTGACCGTCATCGTCAACATCTACAATAGCTGTGTCACCTGCTACGATTTGACCAGATAGCATTGCCTCAGCCAGAGAATCTTCTAGGAGGCGCATAATTGCCCGACGTAAAGGTCTTGCACCGTAACTGGGATTGTAACCTTCTTGTACTACACGTTCTTGGAAACGTTCTGTAACTTCTAAGGCAATATCCTTTTCAGTTAAGCGGCTAGCAACTTCCTTGAGCATAATCTGTGCGATTTGCTTGACTTCATCTCTCTTGAGTTGAGTGAAGACAATGATTTCATCAAGACGGTTGAGGAATTCTGGACGGAAGTAAGCTTTTAGCTCTTCGTTCACCAAAGACTTAATGCGGTTGTAACTTGCTTCGGCTTCGTCTTCACCAAACTGGAAGCCTAAACCACCGCCGCCTTTTTCAATGACGCGAGAACCGATGTTAGAAGTCAAAATAATCAGTGTGTTTTTGAAGTCCACTACTCGACCTTTAGCATCAGTGAGACGACCATCATCCATCATTTGCAGCAGCATATTGAATACATCGGGGTGTGCTTTCTCGATTTCGTCGAATAGCAACACTGTGTAAGGTCTGCGCCGCACTGCTTCGGTCAATTGACCACCTTCGTCGTATCCTACGTAACCAGGAGGTGAACCGATGAGCTTGGAGACGGTATGGCGTTCCATGAATTCAGACATATCGAGGCGAATCATTGCTTCTTCAGAACCGAAGAAGTAAGCTGCTAAAGCTTTCGCTAATTCTGTCTTGCCAACTCCAGTAGGACCAGAGAAAATAAAGCTAGCAATTGGTCGATTCGGATTTTTCAAGCCCACACGAGCGCGACGGATGGCACGAGATACTGCCGTCACTGCTTGCTCTTGACCGATGAGTCGCTGATGCAGGGTATCTTCTAAGTGCAACAGCATTTCGGACTCAGATTCGGTTAGCTTGTTAACCGGGATATTAGTCCAAGAGGCGACGATTTGAGCGATGTCTTCTTCATCAACAACAGGTTTGTTGACAGATTGACCATCTTGTGGGTCGGCTAGTTGAGCTTCAATTTCTAACTCGCGATCGCGTAGATTTCCTGCTTTGTCAAAGTTTTGTGCTCTGACAGCTTCGTCTTTAGCTTTAGTAATGGTGGCTAATTCACGCTTGAGTTCGCGATTGGCGACAGCAGTTGAGTGTCGCAAACGAACACGAGAACCAGCTTCGTCAATCAAATCGATCGCTTTATCTGGTAAGAAGCGATCACTAATGTAGCGATCAGATAATTGAGCGGCAGCAACTAGGGCTTCATCCAAAATTTGGACTCTGTGGTGTTGCTCGTAAGCTGAACGCAAGCCGCGAAGAATTTCGAGAGTTTCTTCTACCGAGGGTTCGCCAACCATAATTGGTTGAAAACGGCGCTCTAGTGCAGCATCACGTTCGATATGCTGGCGATACTCATCAAGGGTTGTTGCGCCAATACACTGCATTTCGCCTTTTGCCAATGCTGGCTTGAGGATATTAGCAGCATCCATGCCGCCTTCTACACCACCCGCACCAACAAGAGTGTGCATTTCATCAATCACGAGGATGATGTTACCTGTAGAACGGATTTCCTCCATGATTTTTTTGAGGCGTTCCTCAAAATCACCACGGAAGCGAGTGCCTGCCACCAACAAGCCCATATCAAGGCTGATAACTTGCTTGTCTTGTAAAATGTCAGGAACATCTTGGTTGGCAATACGTTGTGCTAAACCTTCGGCGATCGCTGTTTTACCGACTCCAGGTTCGCCAATCAAAACTGGGTTATTCTTTGTGCGACGACCAAGAATTTGAACTGCACGTTCAATTTCCTTCTCGCGACCGACTACTGGATCGAGCTTACCTTCTTGCGCTAGTTTAGTAAGATTTCTGCCATATTCTTCTAAAGTTAGTGTTTGGGTACGTCTGGGGCTACCACTGCTACCAGCGCCGACAGAGGTGACTTCACCCAAACGTCGAATTACTATAGTGCGAATTTGCGAGAGGTCTACTCCCAAATTTTGCAATACTTTAGCGGCGACTCCTTCACCTGCTTCCGTTAGCCCCAAAAGCAAGTGTTCAGTACCAATGTAATTGTGTCCGAGACTACGAGCTTCTTTAAATGATTGCTCGAACAAAGTTTTTACTTTCGGGGTAAAAGGAATTTCTGGCGGTACAAAGCCAGAACCCCGACCGATAATTCTTTCGACTTCGCGACGTGCGTCTTTGAGAGTAACGCCCAATTCCGTCAGCACTTTGGCAGCAACCCCAGTTCCTTCTCCTAGCAAACCCAGGAGAATTTGTTCAGTCCCTACAAAGTTGTGACCCAGCCGACGTGCTTCCTCCTGGGCGAGCATAACTACTTTAATAGCTTCGGAAGTAAAATGTTCAAACATAGCGGGTCTTGCTCCCTTGCTGCTTGGGCTATGGGCAAAATTATATTCACCCTCACCTGAACTTTTGTCTAATGATTGTCCTTACGGATAATGTATCTTTATTTCCAGTTTAACCGCAGTGAGGAGAGCCGTAAGAGCAAAGGTGTGTTTGCCACCTATTTCCAGAAGCAGAAAATACAGATGAGAGGGTGAAAAATGGCTAATAGTTAATAGCAATTAACAATTAACAACTACCAACCATATCACACTAATTATGAGTGCAGAAGCTAAAGATCAACAACATCCTTTATATAACCGCGATCGCCCTTTAATTGATAATTTAATGGCTCAGGCTGCGACAGACCATAACTTAGTAGAACTAGCAAGGCTACGCATTCGCTATCAAGGTTTTCCTGGAGCGCGAGATATCCAACAGGATTTAGAGAAAATTATGCAGCAATGGGGTTTAACCGAAGCGGAATTATTTGAGAAAACTCGTGCTCTACATGATGTTGGTGGTATTTATAAAAGTCGTGCTAAGAGGGAGGAACAAGATTGGAATTAACTAGTGGTTATTTTTTGATAACTCCAGCTAGTCTGGCAACTGCGGCGGCTACAGCCTCTGGTTCTAATGGTTTAGGTATGTGCAGTTGAAAACCTGCTGTCAGTGCCTGTTGTTGATCAAATTCTCCAGCATAGGCTGTAAGTGCAATGGCAGGAATTTGTCCACCATGATCTGATGTCCAAGTTCTAATTTGTCGTAACATTTGATAGCCATCCATGTCAGGCATACCAATATCACTAATGAGAATATCTAGCTTTGAGTATGCCAAAATTTGTAGTGCTTCTGATGCTGATGCAGCTTTAATAACTTCTGCCCCATACAATTCCAGCACAAAGCTAACAAAATCCCGCGAATCGGCATCATCATCTACAACTAAAATTTTGATTTCGCTTAAATCCAACGATACATCCTGCCTTTGCTTGTCAACATAAGTCTCTAAGTGAGGAGTCATTAATGGTAGTCTGACAATGAAAGTTGCCCCCTGCCCCACACCTGGGCTATTCGCATCAATCGTACCGCCATGTAGCTCTACTAACTTACGGACAATTGCCAGTCCTAACCCTAGTCCTCCAAATTTTCTTGTGGTGGAGGCGTCCTCTTGACGAAAGTAATCAAATATCAATGGTAAAAACTTGGGATTAATGCCTTTGCCAGTGTCAGTAACGGTAATTTGAGCATCCGCAACTACACGCTCTAGCTTGATTTCCACTCGCCCACCAGTGGGAGTAAATTTGACAGCATTGGACAGGAGATTCCAAACAACTTGTTGTAAGCGGGCAGGATCGCCTGCAACTTGCCCTACATTTGGTTCAATAATAGTTTGAATCTGAATTTCTTTCGTTTCGGCTGCTAGACGCACTGTTTCTATAGCTGCTGAAATTATGGATTCTAAATTAATTGTGGAAACATTTAGGGTAAGCTTGCCTTGAAGAATGCGAGACACATCCAGCAAATCTTCAATCAGGTCAACCTGTAATTTGGCATTACGTTCAATAATATTTAAAGCTTCAACCGTCTTTTGTGCATTTAACTTGCCGCCTTTAAGTAGTTTAGCCCAACCAAGGATGGGGTTAAGGGGAGTACGCAGTTCGTGGGACAAAACTGCCAAAAATTCATCTTTGACGCGGTTGGCGCGTTCAGCTTGCTCGCGGGCTGCTTGTTCTTGTTGCAAAACTCGCTCGCGCTCTGCTAACAGCCGGACGCGATCGCTCACATCCATAACCAGTGATAACACTGAAACTAGTTTGCCAGATTCATCTAACAAGGCAGAGTCATACCACTGACAATCAATTACTGTTCCGGCTTTGGTATAGTTTCTGTTCTGAATTACTACTCGCGGTTCTATACCTGTGGTTAATTCTGTGACTATCTTGACTACTTCGTCAGTATCTTCCTCAAAGATGAAGTTCCATTCATCAAATCGCTTGCCTAGTAATTCCTCTGCTTGCCAACCGAAAATGCGTTCGGCTTCTTTTGAGAAGCGCGACACCCGAAAGTCCCGATCCCACTCAATTACCCCTAATGGGGAGTTCTCAACGTGAAAGTTTAGCTTTTGCAGTACTTGTCGTAACTCCGCTTCACGCTGCTTGTGATCGGTGATTTCCTCACAAACCGTGCTGATGCCGATAATCTGGTCGTTAACTTTTAATGGTAAAAAGTGTTCTAACCAAATTCGCTGCACACCAGGTTGAGCCGGAGTTTCCCCCTGAATCTCCACATTTAAAAGCGGTTCTCCTGCCAATACCTGTCGTAACAAAGGTTCGACTTCATCGGCTAGATGCGGTAGCACCTCTCGTACTGTGCGACCGATATGTTCTGGTGCAGGCAATCCATTAATTTGTGCCAATCGTTCATTAATCCGCACAAAACGCAGGTTGGTGTCAATGACGTTTAGTCCAACCGGGGCTGATTGGTAGATAGATTCAATCTCAGCTAGTTGCTGTTGAAGTTGGGCTTCGCTTTGCCTGAGAGCTTTTTCCACCCGTTTACGTTCGCTGATGTCTTCTGCGACGTAGCAAAATCGAGGACACCCAAACAAGGCTGGATCGATGGGGAAGACTGTCACTGAC
This Chlorogloeopsis sp. ULAP01 DNA region includes the following protein-coding sequences:
- a CDS encoding DUF2267 domain-containing protein, producing the protein MPDETIRKDLPEIDPTQIEDTRTFIADEHRSFLEKVMVKAGFADLYDARDFTEVVFRVMRDLMTTEAADRVEAELHQEAVPTKEKALQMEVAELWRDTNPIVGFLSRVRPPWQGPGIFKIDSDRFLFRVANESGMPRSVEREQAVKAVFSATKDELSEERIQEIASWLPGHVRELWEQA
- a CDS encoding HAMP domain-containing sensor histidine kinase; amino-acid sequence: MFQTTRRRLALWYTAITAVLLLLFAVGVYLYVRSTLIERIDDTLNHVVEVVERSLVIEPVNSDTGKYRINVEASFRGNADTAEDDHIDLEWFSPTGELLWSTLSEPLNIPIYVNRTGETVYVVRGEGDRGQGIGDKEKNIPTFPLISSAGSKFNAEESGVLLRQVTQRVEIGKQVLGYLRVSHPWFEVTKPSRQLIFDLALGTGLMVVSVAASGWFLSGKAMEPVRESYQRLKQFTADASHELRSPIALIQTNVQVALTDLELAQADNPTLVHYRQQLKLVERLTQRLGRLVNDLLFLARQDSGISKESFSPCPLDALLMEVVEEQQLLATEKNITISFKFIDPPSPDISPEILENWFSLMGNWDQLVRLFTNLIGNALRYTASGGRVNVELARIEGINRVSGLRYYSGPHLQIKIGDTGIGIPKEALPRLFDRFYRVDPARTHTNEKTAAENSTGSGLGLAIAQAIVENHQGQIQVDSTVGIGTTITVTFPLKKAEDKRQMAEGN
- a CDS encoding ATP-dependent Clp protease ATP-binding subunit, encoding MFEHFTSEAIKVVMLAQEEARRLGHNFVGTEQILLGLLGEGTGVAAKVLTELGVTLKDARREVERIIGRGSGFVPPEIPFTPKVKTLFEQSFKEARSLGHNYIGTEHLLLGLTEAGEGVAAKVLQNLGVDLSQIRTIVIRRLGEVTSVGAGSSGSPRRTQTLTLEEYGRNLTKLAQEGKLDPVVGREKEIERAVQILGRRTKNNPVLIGEPGVGKTAIAEGLAQRIANQDVPDILQDKQVISLDMGLLVAGTRFRGDFEERLKKIMEEIRSTGNIILVIDEMHTLVGAGGVEGGMDAANILKPALAKGEMQCIGATTLDEYRQHIERDAALERRFQPIMVGEPSVEETLEILRGLRSAYEQHHRVQILDEALVAAAQLSDRYISDRFLPDKAIDLIDEAGSRVRLRHSTAVANRELKRELATITKAKDEAVRAQNFDKAGNLRDRELEIEAQLADPQDGQSVNKPVVDEEDIAQIVASWTNIPVNKLTESESEMLLHLEDTLHQRLIGQEQAVTAVSRAIRRARVGLKNPNRPIASFIFSGPTGVGKTELAKALAAYFFGSEEAMIRLDMSEFMERHTVSKLIGSPPGYVGYDEGGQLTEAVRRRPYTVLLFDEIEKAHPDVFNMLLQMMDDGRLTDAKGRVVDFKNTLIILTSNIGSRVIEKGGGGLGFQFGEDEAEASYNRIKSLVNEELKAYFRPEFLNRLDEIIVFTQLKRDEVKQIAQIMLKEVASRLTEKDIALEVTERFQERVVQEGYNPSYGARPLRRAIMRLLEDSLAEAMLSGQIVAGDTAIVDVDDDGQVTVRKSEKPELLLASVG
- a CDS encoding PAS domain-containing protein; the encoded protein is MLTQRQHTILIVDDVKDNREKYRCYLTTDPDITYTILEAKSAKDTLALCHTLATASKSRRLDVILLKYHLSDGDGLEVLTALKAQLGKTCPPVVIIDGDNSAIAVQAIKGGAEDYLVQDQLTSEQLRYKMQSAIENAELRRALHESEERFRTSVENMLDCFGIYSAIRNEVGEIVDFRVEYVNAAACEANQMTKEQQLGKRLCELLPAHRESGLFAQYCQVVETGKPLVKESLIYSDIYRQKHLTRAFDIRVTKLEDGFVAAWRDITQIKRAEEEALQESERRFRAIFNSTFQFIGLLTVDGILIEANQTALDFGGLTHADVINRPFWEARWWTISPQTQEQLKAAIAQAASGEFVRYEVEVLGAGDQVTTIDFSLKPLRDQSGQVSLLIPEGRDISEQVRLRGDHQKLEASLQLANKQLEQRVLERTAQLQQANATIAEREATLRAYYDNAPMQMGVVELTENDIIHIYDNAATCRFFGREPGSTSKKLANELGAPPAAIQTWLTQYHKSQAQGKPVQFEYIHEDSQSNLRYLSVTVFPIDPALFGCPRFCYVAEDISERKRVEKALRQSEAQLQQQLAEIESIYQSAPVGLNVIDTNLRFVRINERLAQINGLPAPEHIGRTVREVLPHLADEVEPLLRQVLAGEPLLNVEIQGETPAQPGVQRIWLEHFLPLKVNDQIIGISTVCEEITDHKQREAELRQVLQKLNFHVENSPLGVIEWDRDFRVSRFSKEAERIFGWQAEELLGKRFDEWNFIFEEDTDEVVKIVTELTTGIEPRVVIQNRNYTKAGTVIDCQWYDSALLDESGKLVSVLSLVMDVSDRVRLLAERERVLQQEQAAREQAERANRVKDEFLAVLSHELRTPLNPILGWAKLLKGGKLNAQKTVEALNIIERNAKLQVDLIEDLLDVSRILQGKLTLNVSTINLESIISAAIETVRLAAETKEIQIQTIIEPNVGQVAGDPARLQQVVWNLLSNAVKFTPTGGRVEIKLERVVADAQITVTDTGKGINPKFLPLIFDYFRQEDASTTRKFGGLGLGLAIVRKLVELHGGTIDANSPGVGQGATFIVRLPLMTPHLETYVDKQRQDVSLDLSEIKILVVDDDADSRDFVSFVLELYGAEVIKAASASEALQILAYSKLDILISDIGMPDMDGYQMLRQIRTWTSDHGGQIPAIALTAYAGEFDQQQALTAGFQLHIPKPLEPEAVAAAVARLAGVIKK
- a CDS encoding DUF3288 family protein, with protein sequence MSAEAKDQQHPLYNRDRPLIDNLMAQAATDHNLVELARLRIRYQGFPGARDIQQDLEKIMQQWGLTEAELFEKTRALHDVGGIYKSRAKREEQDWN